TGATCAACGGCCAGTATGCGCTGATCCCGGAGTGCAGCAAGACCCGCAGTGCGCGGACCCCAGTGTGATCGAGCGTGGCCGCTGCCTCTTCGACCGCCTCACAGATGCTCGGTCGCAGCCGTACCTCTGCTACTACTTCTCCACGTGTGCTCAACGACGACTCCCTCGGCGAAAAAATTTCGCGCACCTTCGTCGGCGCGACTCGCTGAACGGGCGGGCTATCTCGGGAAACACCAGGCTGCCCGGTCCAACGTTCGTCAATGGTAGTGGTTTTTCGGGGTTTGAGAATGGCTTAAGTGGGTATTTCAGACTGAAAGAATGTTTTGTTACCCAAACGGAATGCCGCCGGGACATACCGAAGCTCTCCGAAAATCGCGCTATGACGGTCGACCTCAGCCCTACCTGCCGTACGCCAGACCGTAAGCCACTTTACGGTACCGGACCTCGATGCACCCGCAATTCTGTGATCTATCACACACCAGAACCACTCAAATCAGGCACCCGTGTGTGGCGTTCGATCCGATAACGACTCCTTTTCGTACCGCGAGGCCGATAGCCTGGACCGGTGACTCTCTCGCCGCCCGCCGACCAGTACTTCCTCTCCGGCACGTTCAACTTCCGAGACACCGGCGGCCTGCGCACCGTCGACGGCGCGAAGGTCCGCCCCGGCGTGCTGCTGCGTTCGGCTCAGCTGAGCGGCCTCGACGACGCGGGCCACGCGGCGCTACGCGACCTGAGCGTCAGCGACGTGCACGACCTGCGCGGACATCGCGAGATCGAGCATATCGGCGCGGACCGGCTGACCGAGGATGTCCGGCTGACCGTCACACCGTTCGACTCCAGAATGGCCGAGGCGCCCCCACACGAGGCCACCGCGCGGACCGCGTTCACGTACATGCTCGAGGTCTACCGGATGTTCCCCGCGCTGCCCGAGGCGAACGGCGCGATTCTCGCCATCGCCGAATCCATCGTGCGTGGCGAGGGCGCCGTGCTCGTACACTGCGCGGCGGGCAAGGACCGCACCGGCTGGGCGATCGCCACGCTCCTGCGCGCCGTCGGCGTCACCGAGGCCGACGTGTTCACCGATTTCCTGCTCAGCAACGGAGCCATCCCCGCGCTCCGTTCCCTGATGACGACGCAACTACTCGGCGGTGAAGAGGTCTCGGTGGATCTGCTCGGCGTGCGCGAGGAATACCTCGACACCGCAAGCACCGCGATGCGCGACCTGCACGGCGATCTCGACGGCTACCTCGCCGCCGTCGGGCTGACGCCCGACCTGCGCGCCCGGCTGCGCATGCGAATGCTGGAGTGAGACCGAGTCATTCGGCGAGCGCCGCTCCCCTGCGGACCAAGCCGTCCGCGTCGATGGTCACCTGATCTCCGGTGTGGAACCAGGTTCCGGTGAACCGCGCCGCGGTGGTGGTCGGATCGTTCCAGTAGCGCGACGTCACATTCGGCCCACGGCACAGCAGCTCACCGCAGCCCGCCGTCGCACGCGGCCCCCACAGCGCCAATTCCGTACCCCCGAACGGGAACCCGAGCACCGCGCCGGCGTCGGAGGGGTCCTCCGCCTGTTCGGCGTCGTCCACGGCGAGGCCGATGCCGCTGGTCTCGGTCGCGCCCCACACCGACCACTGCCGAGCGGTGGGGAACATGCCGCGCAGTTCGGCAGTCAGGTCGGCGGGCGTGGCGGGTGCGGCGGCGCGTTCGCCGCGGTGACCGGCTTTGCTGATCCGGGCGATGCCCTCGGTACACAACCCCTCGGCGCGCAACTCGGCGA
The DNA window shown above is from Nocardia sp. NBC_01730 and carries:
- a CDS encoding tyrosine-protein phosphatase — translated: MTLSPPADQYFLSGTFNFRDTGGLRTVDGAKVRPGVLLRSAQLSGLDDAGHAALRDLSVSDVHDLRGHREIEHIGADRLTEDVRLTVTPFDSRMAEAPPHEATARTAFTYMLEVYRMFPALPEANGAILAIAESIVRGEGAVLVHCAAGKDRTGWAIATLLRAVGVTEADVFTDFLLSNGAIPALRSLMTTQLLGGEEVSVDLLGVREEYLDTASTAMRDLHGDLDGYLAAVGLTPDLRARLRMRMLE